A region of Methyloversatilis discipulorum DNA encodes the following proteins:
- a CDS encoding vWA domain-containing protein — translation MNDLVLNLWPGALELTAPLWLLALPLALLPLWPRRRHSLDYGCIDWLPRDPLGNAVLRGGRIAAALAIVAAVLGLAGLAQPATEQQRTGRGAEIVIVLDRSRSMDEPLLPKGRQPSIDTTAEAKGKVARRLLAEFAARRPEDRYSLLLFSSSPMLVVPFTQHGDVVQAGIEAGGIGRGLSETDIGRALLAGAEQFDRRAYSGSRILLLVSDGAAQIDDEMRGKIRRAFERNRVAVYWVFIRSALSLGLNADENDGNVPEAALHKFLKSTGVPYEAFEAEDPEAVQQAVAEVDRQQNLPLDYVERIPRRDFSGWCFALALLAGAIALACRLITRPAWKEELQS, via the coding sequence ATGAACGATCTGGTCCTGAACCTGTGGCCCGGTGCGCTCGAACTGACCGCACCGCTGTGGCTGCTCGCGCTGCCGCTGGCGCTGCTGCCGCTGTGGCCGCGCCGGCGCCACTCGCTCGACTACGGCTGCATCGACTGGCTGCCGCGCGATCCGCTGGGTAACGCGGTGCTGCGCGGCGGTCGCATCGCCGCTGCGCTCGCCATCGTGGCGGCGGTGCTCGGTCTGGCGGGACTGGCGCAGCCGGCAACCGAACAGCAGCGCACCGGTCGCGGTGCCGAAATCGTCATCGTGCTCGACCGCAGCCGCAGCATGGACGAGCCGCTGCTGCCCAAGGGCCGGCAGCCGTCGATCGACACCACGGCGGAAGCCAAGGGCAAGGTGGCGCGCCGCCTGCTCGCCGAGTTCGCGGCACGACGTCCCGAAGATCGCTACTCGCTGCTGCTGTTCAGCTCGTCGCCGATGCTGGTCGTGCCCTTCACCCAGCACGGCGACGTGGTGCAGGCTGGCATCGAGGCCGGCGGCATCGGCCGCGGGCTGTCGGAGACCGACATCGGTCGCGCCCTGCTGGCCGGCGCCGAACAGTTCGACCGCCGCGCCTATTCCGGCAGCCGCATCCTGCTGCTGGTGTCGGATGGCGCGGCGCAGATCGACGACGAGATGCGCGGCAAGATCCGCCGCGCCTTCGAACGCAACCGCGTCGCCGTCTACTGGGTGTTCATCCGCTCGGCGCTGAGCCTGGGCCTGAACGCCGACGAGAACGACGGCAACGTGCCGGAGGCGGCGCTGCACAAATTCCTGAAATCGACCGGCGTGCCTTACGAGGCGTTCGAAGCCGAGGACCCGGAGGCGGTGCAGCAGGCGGTGGCCGAAGTCGATCGCCAGCAGAATCTGCCGCTCGACTACGTCGAACGCATTCCGCGGCGCGATTTTTCGGGCTGGTGCTTCGCGCTGGCCCTGCTCGCCGGCGCGATCGCACTGGCCTGTCGCCTGATCACGCGGCCGGCATGGAAAGAGGAGTTGCAGTCATGA
- a CDS encoding DUF58 domain-containing protein yields the protein MSFQRDFHYRMPMRVGGQRPGAHRSSTTGSGQEFIAHQTLFDRPDPRRLDLRASIRDPEGRWLVRVNRQRAGIPVYLVADVSASMAFGSAASKIQRMSEFALSLGDSVFRTGDALGMLAYDASERTDLMLAPMHSRGAGVMMAESLARARADQPSTAGIFQACSRIAGKQALVFLASDFHAPLEQTSAALDLLSHAYVVPMVIWDEVEPKAPEGEGLLALRDIESGRRRGLWLRPQIRRRWEDAFAERREALETLFSSRGVRPFYMTGRFDADALSRYFFEAV from the coding sequence ATGAGTTTCCAGCGCGACTTTCACTACCGCATGCCGATGCGGGTCGGCGGCCAGCGCCCCGGCGCGCACCGCAGCTCGACCACCGGCAGCGGCCAGGAATTCATCGCCCACCAGACACTGTTCGACCGGCCGGACCCGCGCCGGCTCGACCTGCGCGCCAGCATCCGCGACCCGGAAGGGCGCTGGCTGGTGCGGGTGAACCGTCAGCGCGCCGGCATCCCGGTCTATCTGGTGGCCGACGTGTCGGCGTCGATGGCCTTCGGCTCGGCGGCGAGCAAGATTCAGCGGATGTCGGAATTCGCGCTGTCGCTCGGCGATTCGGTGTTCCGTACCGGCGACGCGCTGGGCATGCTGGCCTACGATGCGAGCGAGCGCACCGACCTGATGCTGGCGCCAATGCACTCGCGCGGCGCCGGCGTCATGATGGCCGAATCGCTGGCCCGCGCCCGCGCCGACCAGCCGTCGACCGCCGGCATCTTCCAGGCCTGTTCGCGCATCGCCGGCAAGCAGGCGCTGGTCTTCCTCGCCTCCGATTTCCACGCGCCGCTGGAACAGACCTCGGCCGCGCTCGACCTGCTGTCGCACGCCTACGTCGTACCGATGGTGATCTGGGACGAGGTCGAGCCCAAGGCGCCGGAAGGCGAAGGCCTGCTCGCGCTGCGCGACATCGAAAGCGGCCGCCGACGCGGCCTGTGGCTGCGGCCGCAGATCCGCCGCCGTTGGGAGGACGCCTTCGCCGAGCGGCGCGAGGCGCTGGAAACGCTGTTCTCGTCGCGCGGTGTACGCCCTTTCTACATGACCGGCCGCTTCGACGCGGACGCGCTGTCACGCTATTTCTTCGAGGCCGTCTGA
- a CDS encoding AAA family ATPase gives MLSQEALQDWRGLALRVEEEVRRAVVGQDDTLRLINVALFARGHVLLEGDVGVGKTTVLRAFARAIGGDFERVEGTVDLMPNDLVYHTYVDSEGKPRIEPGPLLRHGERLTTFFFNEINRARPQVQSLLLRAMAERTLSAFNREYSFPHMTVFADRNRVEKEETFELASAARDRFMFELRMLTPSDDDTRRALVFDPRFHDTDALIDTVTPGVVDWMQMNTIGAAIQRAVTASDALQRYAMDIWAATSDPVKYGLQIEGVDMSRLILAGASPRGMGMLMRAARVVAWFSGRDYLTPEDIRAVLPSTLVHRVFFTPVYELRRAELADALIAQMLERVATP, from the coding sequence TCGGGCAGGACGACACGCTCCGGTTGATCAACGTTGCGCTGTTCGCCCGCGGTCACGTGCTGCTCGAAGGTGACGTCGGCGTCGGCAAGACCACCGTTCTGCGCGCCTTCGCCCGCGCCATCGGCGGCGACTTCGAGCGCGTCGAAGGCACCGTCGACCTGATGCCGAACGACCTCGTCTATCACACCTATGTAGACAGCGAGGGCAAGCCGCGCATCGAACCCGGCCCGCTGCTGCGTCACGGCGAGCGCCTGACCACCTTCTTCTTCAATGAAATCAACCGCGCCCGCCCGCAGGTGCAGTCGCTGCTGCTGCGCGCGATGGCCGAGCGCACGCTGTCCGCCTTCAACCGCGAGTACAGCTTCCCGCACATGACGGTGTTCGCCGACCGCAACCGCGTCGAGAAGGAAGAAACCTTCGAACTGGCCTCGGCTGCGCGCGACCGCTTCATGTTCGAACTGCGCATGCTGACGCCGTCGGACGACGACACCCGGCGCGCGCTGGTGTTCGATCCGCGCTTCCACGACACCGACGCGCTGATCGACACGGTGACGCCAGGCGTGGTCGACTGGATGCAGATGAACACGATAGGCGCCGCCATCCAGCGCGCCGTGACCGCCTCCGACGCGCTGCAGCGCTACGCGATGGACATCTGGGCGGCGACCAGCGACCCGGTGAAGTACGGCCTGCAGATTGAAGGCGTGGATATGTCGCGGCTGATCCTGGCCGGCGCCAGCCCGCGCGGCATGGGCATGCTGATGCGCGCCGCGCGCGTGGTCGCCTGGTTCAGCGGCCGCGACTATCTGACGCCGGAAGACATCCGCGCCGTGCTGCCGTCGACGCTGGTGCATCGCGTCTTCTTCACCCCGGTGTACGAACTGCGCCGCGCCGAACTGGCCGATGCGCTGATCGCGCAGATGCTGGAGCGGGTCGCCACGCCCTGA